The Bacillus sp. Y1 genome has a window encoding:
- a CDS encoding IS3 family transposase (programmed frameshift) produces MAKFTAEDRLQAVKRYLSGRESSHEIAKSLKTNHQAILKWVKQYEYNDVEAFVKSCKNYTQQFKLDVLNYMIEYGTSLNDTAAIFKIPAPSTITVWRKLFETQGLDALQSKKKGRPSMKKESNQHSKQPPVEGSREALEARIKQLEIENEYFKKVECLSSKQRKITKQDKAQVVYELRHKYPVKSLVKLAGIPRSTYYDLVKRMNRPDPDTDLRAEIKAIYEEHKGRYGYRRIRDELANRGQKVNHKKVQRIMKELGLKCLVRMKKYKSYKGTVGKIAPNILDRNFTSSAPNKKWVTDITEFKLFGEKLYFSPVLDLFNGELITYTVGSRPTYSLVSDMLEKAFERLPENHQLLMHSDQGWHYQMKQYRHTLKSRKIVQSMSRKGNCYDNSVMENFFGIMKSEFLYIEEFESVEHFKIELQKYINYYNTKRIKAKFKMSPVQYRTHFTHAA; encoded by the exons ATGGCTAAATTTACTGCAGAAGATAGATTACAAGCAGTTAAACGTTACTTAAGTGGAAGGGAGAGTTCACATGAAATAGCGAAATCATTAAAGACTAATCATCAAGCAATCCTTAAATGGGTCAAACAATACGAATATAATGATGTTGAAGCTTTTGTTAAGTCTTGTAAAAATTACACACAACAGTTTAAACTAGACGTACTAAATTACATGATTGAATACGGTACGTCCTTAAACGATACGGCAGCTATTTTTAAGATCCCTGCCCCTTCAACGATTACTGTTTGGAGAAAACTATTTGAAACACAAGGATTAGATGCCCTTCAATCAAAGAAAAAGGGGCGTCCATCCATGAAAAAGGAATCCAATCAACATTCAAAACAACCACCAGTTGAAGGATCTAGAGAAGCACTTGAAGCACGTATAAAACAACTGGAAATAGAAAATGAGTATT TTAAAAAAGTTGAATGCCTTAGTTCAAAACAAAGAAAAATCACCAAACAAGACAAAGCACAAGTAGTCTATGAATTAAGGCATAAATATCCGGTGAAATCACTTGTAAAACTCGCTGGCATTCCACGTAGTACTTATTATGATTTAGTTAAACGTATGAATCGTCCAGATCCAGACACTGATTTAAGAGCTGAAATAAAGGCAATCTACGAAGAACATAAAGGGCGTTATGGCTATCGCCGTATTCGTGATGAGCTGGCGAACCGAGGACAAAAAGTGAATCATAAAAAAGTGCAGCGCATCATGAAAGAGCTTGGTTTAAAATGCTTAGTGCGTATGAAAAAGTATAAATCGTACAAAGGCACAGTGGGTAAAATCGCGCCAAATATTTTAGACCGTAATTTTACGTCAAGTGCACCAAATAAAAAATGGGTGACAGACATTACGGAATTTAAATTATTCGGCGAAAAACTTTATTTCTCACCTGTTTTAGATTTATTTAATGGAGAGCTTATCACATATACTGTTGGTTCCAGGCCAACCTATTCACTTGTTTCAGACATGTTGGAGAAGGCATTTGAACGTTTACCAGAAAACCACCAGCTACTCATGCATTCTGATCAAGGGTGGCATTATCAGATGAAGCAATATCGTCACACACTTAAATCAAGAAAGATAGTCCAAAGTATGTCTCGAAAAGGAAACTGTTATGACAACTCTGTCATGGAGAATTTCTTTGGAATTATGAAATCTGAGTTCCTCTACATAGAGGAATTTGAGAGTGTAGAACATTTTAAAATAGAATTACAAAAATATATCAATTACTATAATACGAAACGGATTAAGGCAAAATTTAAAATGAGTCCGGTACAATACCGAACTCATTTTACCCACGCTGCCTAA
- a CDS encoding YheC/YheD family endospore coat-associated protein has protein sequence MHHIKPCNQTKHTITFSPNSTLTPEQGNGNLTFGVKAVEVKIEVSDSVEGNVILLSEDIIQELQIPLTCSYDILLNDNLIRIGPFIGILTELTDKKVEQMLFTYKSFVKRYQQIGGAILVFSLESIHTEQQTISGFLYQPEHDSWKYGTFPYPATVMTILEASLTSKYKNFHDKINHLTSVLGPKVFNFPHFSKWEMHKILLPKFDHVLPQTTLYQEPNDISHMLQLYKSIYIKPINGRLGKRIFKVVQTADNIAVSFYVNHSKHVKSFSTQQEMMSFFQANLPPYMYVVQQTIPLMTYDNRLIDFRVMMIKNEWGLWDNLGVYSRYGAKGQLVSNITAGGQTEMASATLKKVWKLDSEEIEEVLLKINTLVKEILALFEQQGYHLANIGFDIGMNENRKLYVIEINHQNPDPYIALKANNRHAFYLARYKNMMYAKYLEGF, from the coding sequence ATGCATCATATTAAACCATGTAATCAAACAAAGCATACCATCACATTTTCTCCGAACTCTACCTTGACTCCTGAACAGGGAAACGGAAACTTAACATTCGGTGTTAAGGCCGTCGAGGTGAAAATAGAGGTTTCAGACTCTGTTGAAGGAAATGTGATTCTATTATCGGAAGATATTATCCAAGAGCTTCAAATCCCATTAACCTGCTCATACGACATCCTACTAAATGACAATCTCATACGGATTGGTCCATTTATAGGCATTCTTACAGAGCTGACAGATAAAAAAGTTGAACAAATGCTTTTTACCTATAAGAGCTTCGTGAAAAGATATCAGCAGATAGGTGGAGCCATTCTTGTATTTTCTCTCGAAAGTATTCATACTGAGCAACAGACCATTTCCGGTTTTTTATATCAACCCGAACACGACTCATGGAAATACGGAACGTTTCCTTATCCAGCAACTGTTATGACGATTCTCGAGGCAAGCTTAACCTCAAAATATAAAAACTTTCATGATAAAATAAACCATTTAACTTCAGTGTTAGGTCCTAAAGTATTTAACTTTCCACACTTTTCAAAATGGGAGATGCACAAGATACTCCTTCCAAAGTTTGATCATGTGTTACCTCAAACGACTCTTTATCAAGAACCTAACGACATCAGTCATATGCTGCAGCTTTATAAAAGTATTTATATCAAACCTATAAACGGGAGATTAGGTAAGCGTATTTTCAAGGTGGTTCAAACAGCCGACAACATTGCTGTTTCTTTTTATGTAAACCATAGTAAACATGTAAAAAGCTTTTCTACCCAGCAAGAAATGATGAGCTTTTTCCAAGCTAACCTTCCACCTTATATGTATGTAGTACAACAGACTATTCCTTTAATGACATATGATAATCGGTTGATCGACTTTCGAGTGATGATGATTAAAAATGAATGGGGTCTATGGGATAACCTTGGAGTATATTCAAGATACGGTGCGAAGGGACAATTGGTAAGCAATATTACGGCAGGCGGACAAACCGAAATGGCTTCTGCTACCCTTAAAAAAGTGTGGAAACTAGATTCAGAGGAGATTGAAGAAGTACTCTTAAAGATTAATACATTAGTAAAAGAAATATTGGCTCTTTTCGAACAACAAGGATATCACCTTGCGAATATCGGCTTTGATATCGGAATGAATGAAAATCGAAAACTTTATGTAATTGAGATTAATCATCAAAACCCAGATCCATATATTGCACTAAAGGCCAATAACAGGCATGCCTTTTACTTAGCACGTTATAAAAACATGATGTATGCCAAATATTTAGAAGGATTTTAA
- a CDS encoding UDP-N-acetylmuramoyl-tripeptide--D-alanyl-D-alanine ligase, with translation MKHLHLNQLLPVLGGKVIHGNGSQVIKNAAKYGEHVITDHSLVFIVKKGKTLPLPTKVSSITVVTSTPRLLKHVSSDTTIVYVPDVKKAYYQFITFYRNLFTLPVIGVTGTSGKTTTKEMISWILSEKQKVVSTYLSHNGLRRNLDYLLEIDDTKDSAVFEMGVSGPNQLLYSARYFRPQIGIITTIGTDHIEGFKNQDLYVKEKIKMVQAVGPKGTLILNYDNPYCRRLNLESFKGKVIYYGMEKTADFYAHSVTFNLKKNGMDFVIVCKEGEYSAFVPGFGKHNVYNALAAIIACSLVGKSIPETINRLQTFSHVKSHLQFHKGIKGSLIIDDTWNTNLTSIEAALEVLKETAQGRKTIAIIGEIEELGDYSVSEHQKVGELVVKNKVDILIAIGKDAIPTCQKAAELGMNRANIHHLTSHTTLMELLNRIVDKNTSILLKTSMRRSFKNTLSQLIINGKESD, from the coding sequence ATGAAACATCTGCATTTAAACCAACTACTTCCTGTTTTGGGGGGAAAGGTAATTCACGGAAATGGTTCGCAAGTAATAAAAAATGCTGCAAAATACGGGGAACATGTTATAACCGATCATTCATTGGTTTTTATTGTAAAAAAAGGAAAAACGTTGCCCTTACCAACGAAGGTTTCCTCCATTACGGTCGTAACCTCCACACCTAGATTGTTGAAACATGTTAGTAGTGACACAACGATTGTCTATGTACCAGATGTAAAAAAGGCGTACTATCAGTTTATTACCTTTTACAGAAATCTTTTTACCCTACCTGTGATCGGGGTAACAGGGACCTCTGGAAAGACGACCACAAAAGAGATGATCTCATGGATTTTATCAGAAAAGCAAAAGGTGGTAAGCACCTATTTAAGTCATAATGGTTTAAGAAGAAACTTGGATTATTTATTGGAAATAGATGATACCAAGGACAGTGCCGTATTTGAAATGGGGGTTTCAGGTCCTAACCAGTTGCTGTATTCAGCCCGATACTTCCGACCACAAATTGGAATTATCACAACTATTGGCACCGATCATATTGAAGGATTTAAAAATCAAGATTTATATGTAAAAGAAAAGATTAAGATGGTTCAAGCAGTAGGACCTAAAGGGACGTTAATTCTTAACTATGATAATCCGTACTGTAGAAGGCTCAATCTGGAATCTTTTAAAGGAAAAGTCATTTATTACGGAATGGAGAAAACAGCCGATTTTTATGCGCATTCCGTGACTTTTAATCTGAAAAAAAATGGAATGGATTTCGTAATTGTTTGCAAAGAAGGGGAGTATTCTGCCTTTGTCCCAGGATTCGGTAAGCATAATGTGTACAATGCGTTGGCCGCAATTATCGCATGTTCATTAGTCGGTAAGAGCATTCCTGAAACCATTAATAGATTACAAACTTTTTCACACGTAAAAAGTCATCTTCAATTTCACAAAGGAATTAAGGGGAGCCTAATCATTGATGATACATGGAACACTAATCTTACATCCATTGAGGCAGCGCTAGAAGTGCTTAAGGAAACAGCACAAGGAAGGAAAACAATAGCAATCATTGGAGAAATAGAAGAACTAGGGGATTATTCCGTATCCGAGCATCAAAAGGTGGGAGAACTGGTCGTAAAAAACAAGGTGGATATATTAATAGCAATCGGAAAGGATGCCATTCCAACCTGTCAAAAAGCAGCTGAATTAGGGATGAACAGAGCAAATATTCACCATCTAACTAGTCATACAACCTTGATGGAGTTGCTGAATCGTATAGTCGACAAAAACACATCTATCTTATTGAAAACCTCGATGCGAAGATCCTTCAAAAACACATTAAGCCAATTAATTATAAATGGAAAAGAGTCTGATTAG
- a CDS encoding YheC/YheD family endospore coat-associated protein produces the protein MNNYIGIIIPKSTYVNMPDLRGNVLSMFSIWENTAQKHGLTPCYIRFFDVRPNEKTVLAYVKEDTNYRLKQIPSPKVIYSRVLDHLPAYRAHIQSLTQNGISVFNIPNYDVDKYTVHKILNKDSHIRKHLPDTELFTIDNLNRLVTRYDRLILKKSYGEFGEGTMKLERLPVGWVLSYKTKGDKELKKIAFQKTLPAILQKRIHEHTYLIQKLIPLATFHGRPFDMRVAVQRNLKGEFQVSGIMCKVAQDNDFLTNGAQGGTTYPLKSIAHVTHPNISYQTLVKTISDFSLYVANYLAQHFPHLADLGFDLGITKDGTPYFIECNFISDYVSGLFKEGKLINPEWESVFSTPIDYAKFLITQKKSLIE, from the coding sequence GTGAACAACTATATTGGAATCATTATCCCGAAATCAACCTATGTCAATATGCCTGATTTAAGGGGTAATGTTTTAAGTATGTTTTCCATTTGGGAAAACACTGCCCAAAAGCATGGCTTGACTCCCTGTTATATTCGTTTTTTTGACGTTCGGCCAAACGAAAAGACGGTGCTGGCTTATGTAAAAGAAGACACGAACTATCGCCTAAAACAAATTCCTTCCCCCAAAGTGATTTACTCGAGAGTTCTGGACCATCTCCCTGCCTACCGAGCACATATACAATCACTCACCCAAAACGGGATTTCTGTATTCAATATTCCTAATTATGATGTGGACAAATACACTGTTCACAAGATTCTTAACAAGGATTCGCATATTCGAAAGCATTTGCCAGATACAGAGTTATTTACAATAGACAACCTAAATAGGCTTGTGACTAGGTATGACCGTCTTATTTTAAAAAAGAGCTACGGAGAATTCGGTGAAGGCACTATGAAGCTTGAAAGACTTCCTGTCGGATGGGTACTTTCCTATAAAACAAAGGGAGATAAAGAGCTAAAAAAAATAGCATTTCAGAAAACATTGCCTGCCATTTTACAGAAGCGTATCCACGAGCATACGTATTTGATTCAGAAGCTGATTCCTCTCGCTACCTTTCACGGAAGGCCATTTGATATGAGGGTGGCGGTCCAACGAAATCTGAAAGGGGAATTCCAAGTATCTGGAATTATGTGTAAGGTAGCCCAAGACAACGATTTTCTGACGAATGGTGCTCAAGGTGGAACGACTTATCCTTTAAAAAGTATCGCCCACGTCACCCATCCGAACATTTCTTATCAAACGCTTGTTAAAACGATCTCCGATTTTTCCCTTTATGTAGCTAATTACCTTGCACAACACTTCCCACACTTAGCCGATCTCGGATTTGATCTAGGTATTACGAAAGATGGTACCCCTTATTTTATTGAGTGTAATTTTATTTCCGACTATGTTAGTGGCTTGTTCAAGGAGGGGAAGTTAATTAACCCAGAATGGGAATCTGTTTTTAGCACGCCTATAGATTATGCGAAGTTTTTAATTACCCAAAAAAAGAGTCTGATAGAGTAA
- a CDS encoding nuclease-related domain-containing protein — protein MELTEKEKFHYLNLEKGFAGEVKFDQLIENLQEERFILNDLLLEVNNSYFQIDSVIITQAVIYLLDIKNFQGDCYLESDKLYSVTTKREYKNPVDQLKRSSTLFRQLLQIHKLNYLVESSVIFINSEFTLYQAPMDQPLILPTQVDRFLVNLNQTPSKLKEGHKDLAQKLLSLHQLKNPFTTLPKYHYDQLQKGVYCKTCFSYFVSVKNKYFVCGKCGELEKINLGILRNVQEYKLLFPDQKITTQAIYDWCKVDLSKKTFYRILKKNYTSCGNTKDTYYI, from the coding sequence ATGGAGTTAACAGAGAAGGAAAAGTTTCATTATTTAAATCTTGAAAAGGGATTTGCGGGCGAGGTGAAGTTTGACCAACTGATAGAAAATCTCCAAGAAGAAAGGTTTATTTTAAATGACCTATTGCTTGAAGTGAATAACTCCTATTTTCAAATTGATTCAGTTATTATTACCCAGGCAGTTATTTACCTTTTGGACATAAAAAATTTCCAAGGCGATTGTTACCTAGAATCGGACAAGCTTTATTCAGTAACTACTAAACGAGAATATAAAAATCCTGTAGATCAGTTAAAAAGGAGTTCTACTCTCTTCCGCCAATTGCTTCAAATCCACAAACTAAACTACCTTGTTGAATCCTCTGTGATCTTTATTAACTCTGAGTTCACCTTATATCAAGCTCCAATGGATCAGCCACTTATTTTACCCACTCAAGTAGATCGCTTTTTAGTAAATTTAAATCAAACCCCCTCAAAACTAAAAGAAGGGCACAAGGATCTAGCTCAAAAATTACTCTCACTTCATCAACTGAAAAACCCATTTACCACTTTACCAAAATATCACTATGACCAATTACAAAAAGGAGTATATTGTAAAACTTGTTTCTCATATTTCGTATCCGTCAAAAACAAATATTTTGTATGCGGAAAGTGTGGAGAGCTAGAGAAAATTAACCTAGGTATTTTACGGAATGTGCAAGAATATAAACTTCTATTCCCTGATCAAAAAATAACTACTCAAGCCATTTATGATTGGTGCAAAGTTGATTTAAGCAAGAAAACCTTTTACAGGATATTAAAAAAGAATTATACCTCCTGTGGAAATACTAAAGATACTTACTATATATAA